Part of the Halobaculum halobium genome, AGGAACTGAACGCCACCAAGCGCTACCGCGCGAGCGTCGAGTTCGGCGGCGACGTGACCGCTGACGACCTCGCGGACGCGGTCGCGGACCTCGACGGCGCGACCATCGAGCAGTACACCCCGAACCGCGTCGACCATCGACGCGCCTCGAAGACGCGAACGCGCGTCGCCCACGAGGTCACGAGCGAACTGGAGGACGCCCGCCACGCGACCGTCGAGGTCCACGGCGCCGGCGGCCTCTACATCAAGGAGCTGATCTCCGGCGACGAGGGCCGGACGGAGCCCAGTCTCGCGGGCCTGCTCGGCGTCGAAGCCACGGTGACGGCGCTGGACGTGCTCGCCGTCGAGGGGGGCGAGGAGCCGTTCGAGCGCGAGGAGTTCTTCTTGGCGGACGGTCGCGACGGCGCCGACGGGGAAGACGACGAGGAGTAGCCGGTCGACCAGCGTCATCGCGAACCGCACGCTTTTGGCGTCGCTCGCGGACCGTGAGCCATGCTCGGCGCAGACGAGGCCGGAAAGGGACCCGTCCTGGGTCCGATGGTCGCCGCGGCGGTTCGGGCCGACCCCGCGGCGATCCCCGAGGACGTGGACGACTCCAAGCGCCTCTCGCCGGCGCGACGCAAGGCGTTGGACGCCGTCCTTCGCGAGGACGACCGCGTCGCCGTCGCCGTGAGTCTCGTCGGCGTCGACCGCATCGACGACCCCGGGACCGACATGAACACCCTCACCGTCGCGGGGCAGGCCGAGGCGCTCGCCGCGGTCGCCCGCGACGGCGACCGCGCGGTCGTCGACGCCGGCGACGTGAGCGAGTCGCGGTTCGCCAGTCGGGTCGCCGACGCGGTCGCGAGTGGCGGAGGCAGCACGGACGCACCCGACGGCGGGGCGACGGGCGTCGCCGTCGAGGTGACCGCCGAACACGGGGCCGACGAGTCGTACCCCGTCGTCGCCGCCGCGAGCGTCGTCGCGAAGGTGGAGCGCGACCGCGTCGTCGCCGAGTTGGACGCGGAGTACCGCGCGCGCGGCTACGAGGGGATCGGCAGCGGGTACCCCTCCG contains:
- the rnhB gene encoding ribonuclease HII; translated protein: MLGADEAGKGPVLGPMVAAAVRADPAAIPEDVDDSKRLSPARRKALDAVLREDDRVAVAVSLVGVDRIDDPGTDMNTLTVAGQAEALAAVARDGDRAVVDAGDVSESRFASRVADAVASGGGSTDAPDGGATGVAVEVTAEHGADESYPVVAAASVVAKVERDRVVAELDAEYRARGYEGIGSGYPSDPNTREFLREFVAHEGDLPECARTSWSTCDDVLAANEQSALGEF